One part of the Anopheles merus strain MAF chromosome 3L, AmerM5.1, whole genome shotgun sequence genome encodes these proteins:
- the LOC121598747 gene encoding uncharacterized protein LOC121598747, producing the protein MTLREGLGSRSTSSSLRLEEGSAGRRTNFSSFSSSFDEFGPPYADLPMEILVKIFTYLTPSDRREASQTCRRWCEASHHTAFLENFWLVLHRQPFDANGPPVRDLLQSFRHFPNVHLSEVDFERIGNFFTHFGPHIRRIGLRACEIQERDLTAILRRLPALRALTIESCRDLFMCVRLFEDAAEREELRQTLSNVTDLSLTHNQYLSDAILHRMVEIMPSLRALALAGCHISFHKGLYRKFYPGDGKQPSESVLTFHYVSQLIEQRKGSLRALDFGETLVDDNALEVLAGMSPALCLERLELNRCEQLSSRGLGTLITAQAAHLQHLNLSKTFRLTDSCLLQICRELRGLRVLKMRECRALSNQGVRELVQLPALEVLDISYCEDVNGAGLLEGIASRPNETLRELRVRALNLCERSIIAISEQLSALRILDLGYCFHAVSDLCVQFIFRNLVRLTELDLESCRKLSDEGLTGLGMLPIIQRHEQQQQQPTAQPGASLGNGSVEGNAPPADDQARPATPEPEPSLQAATAHMRISLRSRAEREIVEDAERKKQLLEAMQRKDNLQSARDDGTAFSGYSIGRLQQLRVLNLTGCNRLTDVTLLCNFKLLELRDLYLAQCQQISVDGIRALVRGCPAVERLDLSECHSINDRAVEQIAFHLHRLRTLSLRRCYQLTDFSLDYIACHARRLRELDVRGCKHMCADPAMRLVNLPLLATILPGKQDENGANGVFGAGSSASSPSLPPAPPPPAAQSRATMRI; encoded by the coding sequence ATTCTGGTCAAAATCTTCACCTACCTTACGCCGTCGGATCGGCGCGAAGCCAGCCAAACGTGCCGCCGGTGGTGCGAAGCATCGCACCATACCGCCTTCCTCGAGAACTTCTGGCTCGTGCTGCACCGCCAGCCGTTCGACGCGAATGGCCCCCCGGTCCGGGATCTGCTGCAAAGCTTCCGCCACTTCCCGAACGTCCACCTGTCCGAGGTCGATTTCGAGCGCATCGGTAACTTCTTCACCCACTTCGGGCCACACATCCGGCGGATCGGGCTTCGTGCGTGTGAAATACAGGAGCGCGATCTTACCGCCATACTGCGCCGGCTGCCCGCGCTGCGCGCCCTCACGATCGAATCCTGCCGCGATCTGTTCATGTGCGTGCGGCTGTTCGAGGATGCGGCGGAGCGGGAGGAGCTCCGGCAAACGCTCTCGAACGTGACCGACCTGTCGCTCACCCACAACCAGTACCTGTCCGATGCGATCCTGCACCGGATGGTGGAGATCATGCCGTCGCTCCGGGCGCTTGCCCTCGCCGGCTGCCACATCTCCTTCCACAAGGGCCTGTACCGGAAGTTTTACCCGGGCGATGGTAAGCAACCGTCCGAGAGTGTGCTCACCTTCCACTACGTGTCGCAGCTGATCGAGCAGCGGAAGGGTTCGCTGCGGGCGCTCGACTTTGGCGAAACGCTCGTGGACGATAATGCGCTCGAGGTGCTGGCCGGCATGAGTCCGGCGCTGTGTCTCGAGCGGCTGGAGCTAAACCGGTGCGAGCAGCTGTCGAGCCGCGGACTGGGGACACTCATCACCGCCCAGGCGGCCCATCTGCAGCATCTGAATCTGTCGAAAACGTTCCGGCTGACCGATTCCTGCCTACTGCAGATTTGCCGCGAGCTGCGCGGGCTGCGCGTGCTGAAGATGCGCGAATGTCGCGCGCTAAGCAATCAGGGTGTGCGCGAGCTGGTGCAGCTGCCGGCGCTGGAAGTGCTGGACATTTCCTACTGCGAGGATGTAAACGGAGCGGGCCTGCTGGAGGGTATTGCGTCGCGGCCGAACGAAACGCTGCGAGAGTTGCGCGTGCGGGCGCTCAACCTCTGCGAACGGTCGATAATTGCCATCAGCGAGCAGCTGTCGGCGTTACGCATTCTCGACCTGGGGTACTGCTTCCACGCCGTCTCGGACCTGTGCGTGCAGTTTATCTTCCGCAACCTGGTCCGGCTGACGGAGCTGGATCTGGAGAGCTGCCGCAAACTGTCCGACGAAGGGCTGACGGGATTGGGCATGCTGCCAATCATACAACGCCacgagcaacagcagcagcaaccgacgGCCCAGCCAGGTGCATCCCTTGGTAATGGCAGCGTGGAAGGGAACGCGCCGCCGGCAGACGATCAGGCCCGTCCGGCCACCCCCGAACCGGAACCGTCGCTCCAGGCGGCCACCGCCCACATGCGCATCTCGCTGCGCAGCCGGGCGGAGCGTGAGATCGTCGAGGATGCCGAGCGGAAGAAGCAGCTGCTCGAGGCGATGCAGCGCAAGGACAATCTGCAGTCGGCACGGGACGACGGCACCGCCTTCAGCGGGTACTCGATCGGGCGGCTCCAGCAGCTGCGCGTCCTCAACCTGACCGGGTGCAATCGGCTGACGGACGTGACGTTGCTGTGCAACTTCAAGCTGCTGGAGCTGCGCGACCTCTACCTCGCCCAGTGTCAGCAGATTTCGGTCGACGGTATACGGGCGCTGGTCCGGGGCTGTCCCGCGGTCGAGCGGCTCGATCTCAGCGAGTGCCACAGCATCAACGATCGGGCGGTCGAGCAGATTGCGTTCCATCTGCACCGCTTGCGTACGCTCAGCCTGCGCCGCTGCTATCAGCTGACCGATTTCAGCCTCGACTACATCGCCTGTCACGCGCGGCGCTTGCGCGAGCTCGATGTGCGCGGCTGCAAGCACATGTGTGCGGATCCGGCAATGCGGCTGGTGAATCTGCCCCTGCTTGCGACGATACTGCCCGGCAAGCAGGACGAGAACGGTGCGAACGGTGTGTTCGGTGCGGGCTCGTCCGCCTCGTCACCATCGTTACCgcccgcaccaccaccgcccgccGCTCAGTCGCGCGCCACGATGCGCATTTAA